Below is a window of Agathobacter rectalis ATCC 33656 DNA.
TAAGCATTGGATTGCACGTTACTGGCAGGAGAGCGGAATAAAGGTAATTCCGACAATATGCTGGAGCAGCAGTGAGTCATTTGAGTGGTGCTTTGATGGAGAGCCTACACAGAGCGTTGTAGCGATAAGCTCACTGGGAACACAAAACAGCAAAGAGAGAAAGAAAATATTCTTAGAGGGATACGAGGAAATGATAAAAAGACTGGATCCGGCGCAGATCATATTCTATGGCCGGGTACCGGAGGAATGTAAAGGCAATATAGTACACATAGAGAGCTTCAGTGAGAAGTTCCATAAAGCGGAGGTAGCACAATGGTAATGAATTTGCAGTATTTTGGAGGACGTGGCAGCAGTGGCGGTTTAGGTGGGACAGTTGCGATAACGAGGATGAAAGAACCGGACGAACACGGCAGGGCGACCAGAGAGAGTTTTTACATGACAGGTAAAAGAAATGTACTGATGAACTGGGATGAAGATGGAAATTATCATAAAAAACCTATAAAAACACAAGACGATGTGAGATTGAGCTTTAAGACAAGAGATGAAGCGGTCAAATATGCCAAGAAAAACGGGTATAAGTACATAAATCTCTAGGAAGGAGAGCATATGGATATAAACCTACAATATTTTGGCGGCAGAGGCGGCAGCAGTGGCATTGGTGGAGGATGGTCAAATACAGCACCTGGCGAAAAACAAGCCCGTTTTATGTACAATGGCGCCAAACGAAAGACCGGGGGAGAAGATGGATATATCAAAAACTCAAAGATGGAAAGCAAGTTGCATGACATTGACTCCGGAAAGCTAACCG
It encodes the following:
- a CDS encoding DUF4417 domain-containing protein; translation: MYRETRNYENIQIMRFPGEGKYDIPAINQTQFEQADFIGFNYAKSEKHPENKAVHFFLDDYQFNRVWTYPDRYIEMLRRFRYVLSPDFSLYTDFPMAMQIYNHYRKHWIARYWQESGIKVIPTICWSSSESFEWCFDGEPTQSVVAISSLGTQNSKERKKIFLEGYEEMIKRLDPAQIIFYGRVPEECKGNIVHIESFSEKFHKAEVAQW
- a CDS encoding keratin type I cytoskeletal 10 — translated: MVMNLQYFGGRGSSGGLGGTVAITRMKEPDEHGRATRESFYMTGKRNVLMNWDEDGNYHKKPIKTQDDVRLSFKTRDEAVKYAKKNGYKYINL